The sequence TTGTTATCTCATCTATGACCTGACCTCCTCCCCGCCGTGAAGGACGAGGCTTTCAAAAGAAAAAAAGTAAAGCAATGCAAGATTATCGCAAGCAAAACCACAGCTAATACAAGAGCGAATATTTTGCTCCTTTTTAGCTTTATCCTTATCTTCAAAAGCCTTCTAACTAACGGAACGGGTATCATTGCATTAGAAGTTAAGGTCTAACCTTAAAAAGCTTCACTTTCCAGTGGAAATAAAACACCACAATTTTGGATAATGATGATTGATTTGACACGTCAATGATTAAAAGTTCCAGTGGAAATAAAGCTCTTTTTCCATACTTATCTAAGCGTTCATAAAATCATCTAACAAACCCCCAGAGTTTCATTTCCACTGGAACCTTGTTTTGAGAAATGGACGGATTTTGCGAATGAAGAAAATGTAAAAAGCATTTAAAAAGGCATTTAACGTTTACAAATATTGATTTGTTCACGATGCTTAAATGATAAACGAAGGATAGTTATTATCTTTACCATTTATTCGTGTCATATTTGAACAATGTTCATAGATAGGTATATATATCCAAAAACACAGAAATAGTGGGAGTGTTTACACCAACTTTAATAACAAAAAGGTTGGTGTTTTGCGCCGCTTCCACAGGAAATGAAACTCTGGGGGGTTAAGTCTCTGTTTAACAATTAACTTTTTGGTAAACATTTTCGTTGAATTCAATGCACATCTAAGACCATCACTGTTCTTATTTTGGAGTACATCTATGTTCATTATATCCTCCATAGGAAACAAGAAATGGGTTGCTCAGTGCTTGTTAATTGTAAAATTCCCATGTGGCTTTTGTATTCTTCATGGGCATTGCTTCCATTGGAAGAGTGAGTTTAAATACTTCAAAGTTCAACTTCATATGGTGGTTCCTGTGGAAGTACTCAAATGGTTGGAAGAAGGACATGACAATGCGAGGGATATAGTGGACCTTCCTTGGAAAGTGACAAAAAAAGCAGAAGGGATTTATTTGGCAGAATACCCAAAAATTCCCTTTGTTCTCAACATAGTAATAACTGATGAGTTCGTTCACCTCATAGTTCCTCTCGGATTAGAAACATTCGCCTTAGAACTGCCGGAGCGCTTGAAAGTTTACCATACCCTCTTGTTGCTGAACGATAGGCTAAATCTGATAAAGTTCTGCATAACTGGGATAAATGAGGAGATAACCTTGAGGGTTGACTTGGACAGGAAAACTCTTGGAAAAGGGGAATTTAACGATGCTCTTACAAGTCTCTTGATAGGTTTGAATCAAGTAATAGCTGCCTTGGGACTTGAAGAAGAGTTCGCTAGGGCAGTTTTTGAGAGAGTTGCAATGATGGTGCTGGAAAGACTTGAAAAGGGTGCCAAAAAAGAAGAAATTCTGAACTTCTTGGTAGTTAAGGTCGGGATGGATCCAAAAGATGCCGAGGAATTCTTGGAAAAGATAATTGAGACTAAAAGCCCGAAAGAGGATATTGGTTACTTTTAACTACCCTTCAATTTTCAATTCCATCAGCCTTCTGCACAAGTTCCAGTGGAAATGAAACTCTTGATGTATGTCCTTCTTGAAGATTAACTTCAATTCGTTTAGCCCAGTTTTTCCCCTAAATTCGCCAAACAAAAGCACGTTGTTCATTTCTATAACACCAAAAACTGCCGCCAAATTGAAGATTAGGGTCCTCAGCTGATAGCCGGTTGCGTAGTGTTCGCTTAGCTCTTCGTGGGGATATTCAAAGAGAAAATATTCAACTCCTTCAAGTTTTGCTATGTCAGTCATTGCGATATCTGCCGTTAAGAGAACTACGAGTGCTGGGGTGTTTTTATCGAATTCCTTCAAGGTCTTTATTATCAGTTCGTCGTTTGTGTTTGCCTTTTCATCAATGCTTTTTACCTCTATTATTTTGTCTTTTATCTTTTCGTATTCTTTTAGGGCTATGTACGCAGCTTTCCTCGATTTCTTCATCCTCCTGTTGCTAAATTCTTGGAGCAAATGCGAATTGTGGAGAATTTTCCTCAGCTCTTTTAGTTGTGCTGGTTTGTACTTGAAGTTCATTGAGTTTTCTATTTCCTTCTTTACTAAATCCACTATTGCTATCTGGATTCCCTCCGCTCCCTTGAGCTTGGATAAAAACGCATGGTACAATAGGTTGGTATCCGGGGCAAAGATTATTCTTTTCGTGAGGCTCTTATATGCGTTAAGCTTTTCTTGGAACTCATCAATGTTTGCGTAGTTTACGATTCCACTGGAAAGGAAGCACTCATAAAAGTCTCTGTATGTGGAAAGATCATATAGATACCTTTCTTTTCCTCGAAGTACTTTATGAAATTCGTCTTCTTTGGCTAACACTCTTATTTTGTACCTTTCTCTGTAGGGAAACGCCTCTAAAAGCGGAATGTTGTAGAGGGGGCTGCTCACTCTTATTCTGCCTCTCATCTGGATTAAGTTGATGAGTATCTGGAGCTCTGGCTTCTCTATAATCTTTTCCATCTTCTGCCCTCCATAAAGTCCTTTAGTTTTTGGATATGCAGAGGGATCATCATGTAAGGTCTATTTGCGTATTCCAAGTCTCTGAGTGAGAGGTAGAAGAGGTGTTCCACTTCCAGTGGAAGTGCATGGATAGCAGCCCCAGCCACTAAGGCTTTCCTTCCAGAGGTTATGTCAACAGAAACCTCATACCCTTCTTCTTTCAGCTTTTTGAGGAGTTCTCCTATCTTCTCATCCGCCTCGAGAAA comes from Thermococcus litoralis DSM 5473 and encodes:
- a CDS encoding PIN domain-containing protein gives rise to the protein MEKIIEKPELQILINLIQMRGRIRVSSPLYNIPLLEAFPYRERYKIRVLAKEDEFHKVLRGKERYLYDLSTYRDFYECFLSSGIVNYANIDEFQEKLNAYKSLTKRIIFAPDTNLLYHAFLSKLKGAEGIQIAIVDLVKKEIENSMNFKYKPAQLKELRKILHNSHLLQEFSNRRMKKSRKAAYIALKEYEKIKDKIIEVKSIDEKANTNDELIIKTLKEFDKNTPALVVLLTADIAMTDIAKLEGVEYFLFEYPHEELSEHYATGYQLRTLIFNLAAVFGVIEMNNVLLFGEFRGKTGLNELKLIFKKDIHQEFHFHWNLCRRLMELKIEG